The segment TCTTGCCGACTGAGGAAATCtggctcccagttgtccactcccagaatgaatatggcAGACAGTGCCGTGGCATGTcactctgcccaaaggaggatattGGTGACTTCTCATAGCCACCTTGCCTTTGGTTccgccttgtcgattgatgtagcccaccgtggtggcattgtctgcttGTACTTGAGTGGCGTGATTTTGTAACAGGTGGAAGGCCTGAAAAAGGACATTGTTAATCGTCCTTAGTTCAAAGATGTTTATGGGGAGGATGGTTTCGTATGGTAACCACTTTCCCTGAAACTGAGCCACCTGAGTCACTGCTCAAcagcccagtcatgcagcaggcttggccaatttggaagcaggctgacgggcagcccaagaaaGTTTTGGTTTTGACTTTGAGGATTTGGAAGCGCGagcttgtctcgggtacgcctgaccgttttctttacctggaggtcgaaaggatcgCAAAGttttactcttagccttcggagccgaaggattagtactttggAGACTTGCAGTCTTGGCAgacaccaagtcagtcacaatcttgttccaaTCTTACACAAATATTATAACCTCCCTTAATAAGGGAGCACCTCAAAGGTCTTCTTAGAGTACAGGTGCACCCACAAGGACCGTAAACACCGAATCCGGTGAGCCAGTATGGAcgtggtagacgctttggccgccataacacctgcatcagaggctgcctcaTGAATGTAATGGGAGGCTCTGATAATACATgatagacattgtctggcattatcTGGAAAATtctgaggtagctctgcctcaactgcttgaacccaggcttcaataccttttgcagcccgagAGGCTGACAAAGTGGGACTATGTACAGCACCAGCaagagagtgtaaatagacttaaagcagccctccacacacttatccgtcagttccttcagagaggtgacagtagtgacaggcagagtagatgacacaagacgggccacatgcgagtccactggtggaGGTGTTTCCCACTTGGTACTTAACTCTGCggagataggataatgagctagcatctttttagacagggaaaatttctttcctggagactcccaggattcctgacgtatgtcaattaaatggtcagaatgtggcaagactaatttagtaaccttccgacgtttgaacttatcaggttgcttagacgtatctggagggtcagtctcatcatcaatctgaagaatcagtttgatagcctccactatatcaggaacatcaacctgcgtcACAGATTCCACATCAGAATCAGCTGTATTAGTGTCTaagggatcagtatattccccaaccccatcggatgaagtatccgaaacatgagtagattgtgaggaagaaatggcccacttagatgaccctttggtaccAGTAGGGCAAGGGTTAAGCTTTTAacaaaggactgatttaattgctgtaaatgAGTAgacagtatctgcccatggcgaactaactacagggacaatatgtggctgtaatggcacaggaggtcccacagggggtgtaagtcgtgttacaagcgtagtcagcaaatTTGAAAAATCAGCCCAAGGTgattcttggtgtgccaccggtgctgcaggctgactgggggatgcagaacacccaatacctgaaccctcagctgatatattttcctcaggtaaaaccATGGCGTCAGCACTGCCTGATGCATGAGCGTACGCGGAGTTCCCGCACTGTGCAGCAGACATTGAGAATGTAGCCATAGGGCGTGACAGAACAATATAGAAAGACAAGCACAATACCCGACAAAAACCACCTATGGTATGTGACTGCAAATgctgagcacaaacagaggatttaagaggtatgaggtgactgaaatacacagataaaaatacaaaaaacagtatatcctgtggaatacTATATGGTATacgagaccctgatgcacttagcccccccagggtacagaatatagtgatagcaatatgtgcgacatacacagaatggaaaccacacagcagctataggcacacacagtcacatgtacaatgtagaaattattacataacaataaaactgcactggattagTAATAGTACATATACATGTAtgaatacagatataacaatgcacagtaaacaatggatgtatatcacaggatacttgtactaaatattcatactaaacgacatgtagaatacttaagtgtcccgtaaatgcacagcgctcatgagacaggcggctttacagaggagacagtgccaagcagtcccagaatcagcgcagctctgtgaaatggcgcccaaacgctgacagggagtgaaggagagatgcagcttcagggcgagaacacctgctgtagatggcgcctggagctgggggatgggctacaggtcagtgccttatgCACTCTGCAGGACtttaccaccgggtactatggatccTATAATAAActgattttagtaaatccaacatgtgctccttgccctggtggatatagtggggtccctgcacggccagagTGACCACGCCGGAAGCATGGTCCATCTGCTGGGACCGCATCTGGATCACGATTtcagtgggtcccacctggggaaccctcttCCCTCCTTCAtgaagtgcggccacgtgatccaagagagcagcagcggtgatgtgtaccTTATGGGAACCAGAGCgcttccgctgcaagtacccggcaaccagggcacaggagtatgcagcgccgctgggggaggtgattgaGCCGTAGCTCGGAATGTCAGTGATATCCatggcatctagtgcctgtgctgcggcccttgaagtcttctttcttcttagaaaagctcttattagggctgcctaatgcagcccatcctgttagcagcatgcactgcaggcaccaacttacaaactgagctccagtgcctggaagcggggatATACAggcggcggtgcagtgcatcctgggaacagtcaaagcggtgcctcgtatcaagatccaactctacaccccctatgttattccctgtggaataccagtgtacccccctGCAGAAACAGTTTCTAGTGTTGCTTCAATCTTATGGTGTGAGGAGTCTTTTAAAGAAGTAGCCCCCGGGAGTGGAAGTGCAATCTTTAGAGAGACGAGAAACTGAAGAGTCAACCGTGGGTGGATTTTCCCAAAGCTTCCTGTCTTCAGGAggaaagagaaaagacaaaaaccTTTTAAGAATCTGGAATTTTTTTAACAGAATGCAATCAAGCTTCCTTAAATTAGGCATTTCGTTCAGAAGACAGAAGACGTTAACACTAGACTTTTGTGGTTTACTGAAATATACAGGTTCTACCAGAGTGTCTTTTTCACGTATTTCCATAACCTCAGTATTGCACAAATGAGTGACTCAACCCCTTGAGAAGGGTCCCCAATTTCCTCCTCCATTCTTAATCCATATCCTCTATATCTGGCATGTCTTCCCCCGTGTCATTCAACTGCAGGACCTGTGGGAACATGCATTTTTGGTGCATTTAGTCTGGGCGGATGAGTAGAGGATTTAATCCACCACTTTTTAGAGACCaattcctccacagactgtctaagAGCTTGTCTGTTGTGGCCAGGAGCATCCAGTTCTGAGGAAATATCTGTCATGACACCTGTTAAAGTGTACAGCCACACTGGTGTAGACTCTTGTGACCTGCCGTCAGATTATTACCCAGACTCCGTACACTGGTCAAAAATATGTGATCCTTCAGATGTCTGTGTAAACTTATTAGAGCAGTCTTTACAGAATACTTTTCCCTGTCATTCTTACACAGtatagatgacacacacacacacaggaaaaagtacagtgTGTCACCCCTGCAAGCAGTAGTAAATAAAACAGCCAACAGGAGAAAGCACATAGTGGGAGAAACCAGCACACTATGAGCTGTGTATAATATAGCCAGGCAGTACTGATTCCGGAGTCACTTAATAGCAACCCCAAGTGTAACCTGCTCCTCCCAACAATTAGCCCCCACTGCATACCACAGTCCCGGGAGACTTGTGAGGTCCGCGCTGGCTCTGGCGTCGCTGTAGCTGAACTCTGTACACGCGGTATGTATAATGGCGCTTGCTGTCCTGCTCTGTAAGCTCTGCCCCTCTGCTATGGTGCGCCTACAGCGGAATCTACACACAGTCTAATAAGGCATAGTAGCTCTATTAGAGAAGTGTGCCTGATCAATGATTTGACGCCTTGTGAACCGGGTATCCCGCTATTCGTGAACCAGTGCATGCTCAACAGTCTTGCATAACTTCAGCTGTTCGGGGGTGTCGGCAGGTTCTGAGGATCCAGCACCAGCCCTCCATACGGCTGCGGTGAGAGATCACCCCATGGCCGATGTCATGGTTACTAGGTATCCGGGGCCATACCTCTCTATAAGGTCTGGACGGGTCCACccctccccctaagtccctcgatgcagacaGGCGCTTGTCTGAAAaattagagaaatataaaatatttaaaggaaaaacaacccaaaaaacaaACACTGGAGCCCTACAGCATGTGACAAGTTCTGAGGGCATAGTTTTCTAAACTGGTCtgatgggaggaggcatagaggggaggagccagcacacactaggttgaagaaatttaaagtgcacctgctccaatggacccatctataccccactgtaatttaccatcccaGTATACCCTATGCATGCTAGAGAAATTATAATTAATATGAGTAAACCAATTTGAATTTAACGAAAACACCATGTAAAAGTCTAACAATAAAAACCAAAGTAAAGCAATTAGGAGCCTCAAGCAGATATAACAATATACCTGTACCATGAATAGCATATTGGCACATTGTGCTTGACCCAGCGGATGCACATGCCTAGCATTAAAATTGTGTACATACTATCTACAGTTCCTTGAGTAGTATCTTAGGATAcggtgataccccttttccactagaagtctcgggtctgaccccgggatttggaacacggttccaagccaggtcagacacGAGAAGGACCCCTTTTCCACTATGGGAGCGAACCCGGGAATATCCCGTGTAggcgccgtttacactgcacccggatACAGTTTCTTCTGCCTGGCGATTGGAGATGAAGttatctccaagcgccgggaaaaccGGTAGATCAGGACCCCCGGGACATGGCCTCGTACCCGTTAGGCCACACCACCAATTCCATGCTGCCCACTGTCTTGCTGGGGGCAAGCCcggcactctggaagctgctgagctgcccccagcctccggcacacAATTTCTCtgccagcgctgctgtctgcatagcaggagagacagcatgcgctgcccccccccccaacctcgagACTGCCCGCGAAAACCTGCGGTCAGGGAGGTATGGGATCTTcacatgctgtaaacgggtcccgTGTCGACTGACATGGGTAACTTGTTTACACTACACCTTACACGGGTCATTCCCGCGTCCTACCCtggtaggattcccagatcacttgaccCGGGTTTTTTCAGAGGGAGACGTTTCCACTAGCCAAAAAACACGTGTAAATGCACACACCCGTGCAAAAACCCATGTTTTTGGacgaggtggaaaaggggtataagtagcacagtacagggaacacGTACAGAATTTAAACACGTAAATGGATTAGTAGAGGCAAACTTTCTTGAAACCTATACATAGTTTTTCTTAAAATTTTGTATTCCTGTATATTAGGGAGAAACATAATTAAAAACATACACTATAGGACTGCACAGTATGTGATATGGATATATAACTAGTGATATTGTTTATTAGTCTTCTACATTACTCCTCAATCATACCTAGATGCATTTAAAGCCTGGAATATGGTTTTCAATTAGCATTctttatatatattgtatatatgataCAACTGATTTTTTTCTTCTTCCAAACATAAAGCAAGGAAATAACTAACCAATTAAGTTTGACGATCTAAAccagggctcgacaaatcccaggggccaggtagccatggcccctagcttttgctgcctggctaccaaaTTATGCAAGGAGGGAGAGAGCGAGCAGATTCGTGGGCATGGCTTTATTGCGGCTGCCATTTCAtgcacaggagtgcatgtgctgagtgATCGTCCCAGCCTATGCTGTGTGCAGTTTTCAAACTCCAGCTGCATATAGCTATCCAATAGGGGGGTCTATGTGTGGCCAGGGATTGTGCTTCGAAGGGGGCAGTGATATGGCCAAAAAGCGGAGGATTGTTTACTCGGGGGATTGATTCAGAGGGCTGGTTTGCCTGGGGGGCCCCCTTAGTTGTGTGGGAGGGGAGGTGGTGGCAACAGTAGTGGTatggctcctacactttcatctTTGCTCCTAGTATCTAGAAAAAAAATTGTCAAGTCCAGATGTAAACTtaccaaaaaaaaaagaacataatgATAATAACAGAGAAAACAAATGGAGAAACCAAAACAAATATAAAAATACCTTGAGCATCACAAGACAATGTCTTTGAATTTTCTGGTCCTTCAAATAATTTGCTGATTTGCAAAAACTGTAGAAGAAGTCTAAAAAATTCCCTCGTTGGGCCACCAAAATCTACAGCTCCTTCTGTATTCCCAAAGGAATCAGTGAAAATTACAGAAAGGCGATTTTCAGGCCTAAATGTTTGCCGCTTTAGTCCACGACATGCTCCGTCCCAGACTTCTCTGCGGTTTATGTTAAACTTTGAAATGCTTTCAGTATCAATCTGTACTGCCAGATTTGACAGAATATCCTTTAGATTGATATCACTACAACACAAAATGTAGATTTAAAATAATTTAGAAGGTCAATTACTAATATCAATATATTTGGCATTCATGAATTACCTTGTACACATACATTAATGTAAAATTACTATCTATCCACACACATGCACGTGATCAGCTTCATTGTAGGCATTGCAGTAACGTGATTGCAAACAGTGTGACCTCATTTGGATGTGCTGGTGCTATCACACATAATTCATGGTGCCTATGAATCCATTACTTTGTGAGCACAGACAAAAATACAGTAGTCAGTCAAATGCCGTGATGCAGCAAAGAGGAGGCTGAGCACACTGGAAACGTGTACCCGATAGGATATTCTAATGCTGAAAGACTTGAGAAAGGTCAACTGAATGGCATAAATTTCTACTTTTAAAAAGGATATATTTGGGTAAGTCTGGTGTGTGTCATCTTCTTACTACTTTTCACATGgacatatattaaaaataaaatataaaacttacaaaaatatataatatacatgatATAGCAAGCAGGTTTTAAATGTACAAGAATAAAaacataaaagcttatctgtccatcagaataatataatataatataatatatatatatatatatatatatatatatatatatataaaattgaccaGCACCTATTAGTCAACAGGTATTCAAaaattcaaagaaaaataaatattgggTACACATCAAAGACTTAATAAGATCTTCGTGCATACGACCCGCAGTACTTCATGGTAACAagaaatggaaaataaaaaaatggtgaaaaaaaaGTGTGAATTCTTTTTTCAACACAAACCTATCAATACTGTGCTATTAGGAGTTTTTTTAGGTGCTGCAGTGAGTTCCAAATATAACACTCctgagttttataaaaaaaaaataaaaaaaaaataatactacgAGCCCAGCAGGGTCCTAGTACATGGAAGCGTGTGGTGGCACTCTACATGACTGGATACAAAACAAAAAAAGGCCCGTTGTGATCAACATTTCAAAGCTGTATTTGTGCATTCTTTTGTCTTGTATCCAGTCGTCTAGAGTGTCGctgcgagatagagatagagatagagatataactGCAGGGGGTACCTTCAATTATTGTCCATAAagaaggaaaccaggcggcactccaaggatttgttgcaggcaaaatactttatattaaagtgacagtgcaaaataaattagtacagcatagtgcaaggtggcttgcactatgctgtactaatttattttgcactgtcactttaatataaagtattttgcctgcaacaaatccttggagtgccgcctggtttccttctTTATGGACAATAATTGAAGGTACCCCCTGCAGTTCTATATCGTttggaggagggcacccaggtggatgacAGTATGATTGGGAGTGCCATAAAAATctaaggatagatatatatatagataaaaagggggagattattgcgccacttgtgtacaattTGTAGTCAAAATAAATAACACTCCCTATGGGTTAatacagggcgtcagctgtcccccaaaacacagggatggtagttccctgtAGCAAAGGATTAATAACACACGGGGGGTGGGGGATAAAGCGACCGATGGTGTCTTAAAATATttcaataaaagtggatctaggagatatataaaaatatgtactaTATTTATAAAGTAATGAGTAACCAGATCGAGTGGATCTATAAAAAGTTAATTAATACATTAAAACAGACAGTTATTAAACAGGTAGACTAAAATATGagcagcaaatttcttaaaaaAATTGGGATAAAAACAACAGACACTATGCAAAATTAATACCAGAAAAAattaggtcactgccaggtagcccaaagcgtttcgtcattcagacttcatcaaggggtgatgaagtctgaatgacgaaacgcgttgggctacctggcagtgacctcataccaagttaagttaaaattgttttacatattttaacatacattttaaTTTGGTATTAATTTGCATTGTGTCTGTTTTACTTTTTATCCCAATTtttttaagaaatttgctgctcaaattttagtcTAGCTGTTTAATAACTGTCTGTTTTAATGTATTAATAAATTAACTTTTTATAGATCCACTCGATCTGGTTACTCATTACTTTATAAATAtagtacatatttttatatatctcctagatccacttttattgaaATATTTTAAGACACCATCAGTCGCTTTATCCCCCaccgtgtgcatatatatatatatatatacatatttattaattatatatatattaattatatatatattaattatatatatatatatatatatatattaattatatatatatatatatatatattaaatatatatatatatatatatatatatatacatatacatatacacacacacacacaaactggaacacggcactcacaggtcttcataCACATGCATTCAGCAGACTTGACAACAGCAGATTACACAGCCATGTAGTGATGTCACTACATGGCTGTGTAATCGGCTGTTGTCAAGTCTGCTGAATGCATGTGTATGAAGACCTGTGAGTGCAGTGTTCCAGTTTCCGCATGCAATTTTCTCTACACGGGCACCTGGGCCTTATTTCCATTGTGGATTCGTTTGGAGTGCCAGTTCTTCACtgcaatatacacacacatatatatatatatatatatatatatatatatatatatatatatatatatacacacatacacaatttattaccagttatttataaagcgcacacatattccacagcgctttacagagaatattcacatcagtccctgccccagtggagcttacaatctttattccctaccacatgtacacgcacacacattcatgctagggttacttttgttggaagccaattaacctacagtaaatttttggattgtgTTAGGAAACCGGAGAAACAGAGGGAAACCCAAGCAAGCAAGGGgcgaatacacaaactccacacagttagggccatggtgggaatataaaccatgacctcagtgctgtgggaggcagtaatgctaaccactacaccatccatgctgatctatattatacatacatacacaactgtacatacatatataaaaagaCACATAATAAAAAACGTTTTGCTTGTTTCGGAAAGAACGCTAAAGAAAAATGTTACCTGTTCCACTCTGTATTTTGATTGTGATCTAGACTTTCTTCAGTGCATGCGATGTCTTCATCAGAATGCGGAAGGACATCGTTAAAAAGTTCTGTGTAATGTCTGCAAGAGGTAAATTTTATCACACTGCAAATGTAACAAATAtaatagaaaaataaaacaaaatacaaaGCATGGTGAGCCTACAATAAGTACTCTATTTTATCAGCAAACATCAATAGTCTACATTGCCTCACAAAATAAAGGCATAACGCAGACTAAAAAACTACATGCAAAGATTTAAATACGATACAGattgatttagatttttttttttttacatttattagctATTAGATAGCTGATTTTTGAATTGAGATTTGGGTTCAGACATCAAACAGTTCTGAATATGTGAATTGACTATAATACAGACTGTAACTAGCTGTTTTATGTAGGATTTCTCTGTAACCCCCACTGTCCCATGTGTCTCGCTAACCTTCCTCCATTTATCTTTTCCTGTGTCTTCCACTCCCTGTGGCTTCACAGTACCGGCCTAGCAGTAGGACGGTCTGTTTATCTGTCTTCTGCAGTCTTTAGATGTGCTCTGTCACCCCTGCAGTAAAGGCAACTGACAAGCCTCTGAGGTAAGGGCTCAACAAAGTATATGAATAGgtttaaaaataacaaaaaaaactgCCAGCTTCACATACTATCATGTTGAACACTTACCTCTGAGGATTATCAGTTGATGTTACTGCAGGGAAGACTGAGTGCATTGGAAAATGGCAGGCAGTAGATGAACAGACTGTGCCAAGCCAGCACTGTGGTATCTTTAAAAGGAAAATTAAAGCACTTCACCTCACACCACCCCCATCCTTGCACCATGGGTTGGGGCCACCAGACACTGCCCTCCCTGGGAAGAATGACTAATTGTACATAAACAAGTGAAaaggtttaattaaaaaaaataattatatatatatatatatatatatatatataatatatatatatatatatttataataataatagagtTTGTCATGTTTTTAAAACAACATTGCCTTCAGTACTACTACTATCCAATAAATGGATGCTTACCTGTAATTCTCTTCAAATGTTGATGGCACTAAATGGCTGACTGTGTTTTCATTGTCTTGGTAAACAATATTTTGAGTACCCTGGGTGGTCACACTGTTTGCCAAATTAGATGGCTCATAAGGAGTGTTGTGGGAGAGGACACTCTTCTCCAATTCTTCCACGGAGGATAAAACTTGGTCCTCAGGGGAAACGGTTTGGTTAATAAATTGCAGTATGGAGTCTTCATTTACAAATGTTTCACAGTTCTTTGCAGTATCTTCAGGCAATTTTTCACTTTGCTCAATTGAGCTTCTATCCTAAAATATAATTAATAAAGTAATGCAACATATCACATATCCCACACTTAGACAATAGGCATGCTTTAAATAAAAACTTACAAGTCAAATAACTTACATTGTCTTGATCTGAATTTTCAGTGTATATAAGTTCTTTGGAAGGCTGGATATAAACAGATTTCTGCTTGAAAATTTTGGAAATCATTAGACCTGTCAAACGCTGATTTTCCATTAGTAGTGGCTTAACAAGTTTGTTGTGGCAAGGCATCAGCATGTGTATTCTAAAAGACAATATTTACAATTAAAGTAAAACTACACATACAGAATGTTAATATTTTTATAATCTTCTCAAATTTAAAAGGATTATAATTTTCAAGCTCAAAAGGGTAAATTAAATGCATAATCATAAATATAATTAAACTAAAATCaaatataacaaaataaaaaaaatatataatatatatatatatatatatatatataaaatctcatatATAGAGATCTGAATATCTCTTAAAGCCTGACGATAAGTTTGAAAAATATCAAAAATTATGTGTAATAAATGAAG is part of the Pseudophryne corroboree isolate aPseCor3 chromosome 11, aPseCor3.hap2, whole genome shotgun sequence genome and harbors:
- the LOC134970052 gene encoding G2/M phase-specific E3 ubiquitin-protein ligase-like, producing the protein MLMPCHNKLVKPLLMENQRLTGLMISKIFKQKSVYIQPSKELIYTENSDQDNDRSSIEQSEKLPEDTAKNCETFVNEDSILQFINQTVSPEDQVLSSVEELEKSVLSHNTPYEPSNLANSVTTQGTQNIVYQDNENTVSHLVPSTFEENYRHYTELFNDVLPHSDEDIACTEESLDHNQNTEWNSDINLKDILSNLAVQIDTESISKFNINRREVWDGACRGLKRQTFRPENRLSVIFTDSFGNTEGAVDFGGPTREFFRLLLQFLQISKLFEGPENSKTLSCDAQALRNDEYYLAGLSISLSLVHGGPAPNFFSPVLYNALTYGWKNTPLVLQDLVDVEAKEIMQKIMNATSVENLQDVLYENNLLLNLAGCLRVIKTVDDKHQIVQDYLHWYLRDRTMHSEERFKEGLKTLGVLDAMNAHPDLFKKAFIWKKDVMTSDVVSHLFKISYSPVGSNARIREERIICYWRDFILDCEERECRTKLQDILLFVTGVNHIPPIGLDPQPSIEFIDGSSNYPEANTCGNVLRLPFSKGYKEFKENLEFGILNSPGFGRP